From one Paenibacillus sp. FSL K6-1330 genomic stretch:
- a CDS encoding DEAD/DEAH box helicase, with translation MTATTFHTLGIAEDLSSRLTEFGIVTPSPVQAEAIPRILEGKDVLATSQTGTGKTLAYLLPVLQGIDPEIKGAQKLILAPTQELAVQIVRESERYGEARGIGVLGLIGGAAAKRQIEKLKLHPQLIVGTPGRVRELIEIRKLKMHQVTTIVVDEVDQVFNLGGAGDVDRILRSALRDRQLVFLSATVSPETAELVKKEMDQPVEIGIDPEQRTPSALEHYYFVTEERDKLDMLRRVVRHYNPDRAIVFVNATENLAEVEAKLNYLGLNAAAIYGDADKMTRSRVLNSFREGRTKLLVASDVAARGLDIEGLGMVINYDPPIDAEHYTHRAGRTGRMGRSGMAITLVTDRQTFIMRKFNRELGISIEERALYGGKVRAPRSTQTDRGHGPRGSAGDTARKEKPARKPASTSANGKAGSGKASGQRQSERERDRKNKGAPKWLKNKPPRS, from the coding sequence ATGACTGCAACTACATTTCATACATTAGGAATAGCCGAGGATTTGTCCTCCAGATTAACGGAGTTTGGCATTGTCACGCCTTCTCCCGTTCAGGCTGAGGCTATACCGCGCATACTCGAAGGCAAGGACGTGCTCGCGACTTCACAGACAGGCACAGGAAAGACGCTTGCTTATTTGCTGCCTGTGCTTCAGGGCATCGATCCGGAGATCAAGGGAGCCCAGAAATTGATTCTTGCTCCGACTCAAGAGCTTGCTGTTCAGATTGTGAGAGAGAGCGAGCGTTACGGGGAAGCCCGCGGAATCGGTGTGCTTGGTCTTATCGGCGGTGCCGCTGCCAAGCGTCAGATTGAGAAGCTTAAGCTGCATCCGCAGCTGATCGTAGGGACACCGGGACGTGTGCGTGAACTGATCGAAATCCGGAAACTGAAAATGCACCAAGTGACTACGATCGTAGTGGACGAGGTGGATCAGGTGTTTAATCTGGGCGGCGCCGGCGATGTGGATCGCATTCTGCGCAGTGCATTACGTGACCGTCAATTGGTGTTCTTATCTGCCACGGTAAGTCCGGAAACGGCAGAGCTCGTTAAGAAGGAGATGGATCAGCCGGTCGAAATCGGGATTGATCCGGAGCAGCGGACGCCGTCTGCGCTGGAGCATTATTATTTTGTGACGGAAGAGCGTGACAAGTTGGACATGCTGCGCCGCGTGGTCCGGCATTACAATCCAGACCGTGCGATTGTCTTCGTCAATGCCACCGAGAATTTGGCAGAGGTTGAAGCGAAGTTGAACTACCTCGGCTTAAATGCGGCTGCCATCTATGGTGATGCCGACAAGATGACTAGAAGCCGGGTTCTGAATTCGTTTAGAGAAGGGCGTACCAAGCTCTTGGTCGCTAGCGATGTCGCTGCCCGCGGACTTGACATCGAAGGACTCGGCATGGTGATCAATTACGATCCTCCTATTGATGCCGAGCATTACACACACCGCGCAGGACGCACTGGACGCATGGGGCGGAGCGGCATGGCGATAACGCTCGTAACGGACCGTCAGACGTTTATCATGCGCAAGTTCAATCGCGAGCTGGGCATATCGATCGAAGAACGCGCCCTTTATGGCGGCAAGGTAAGAGCCCCGCGTTCAACACAAACCGATCGAGGACATGGTCCACGTGGGTCAGCCGGGGATACTGCCCGTAAAGAGAAACCAGCCCGAAAGCCTGCTTCCACCAGCGCCAATGGAAAGGCGGGAAGCGGAAAGGCATCGGGTCAGCGTCAGAGTGAAAGGGAGCGGGACCGCAAGAACAAGGGCGCTCCGAAATGGTTGAAGAACAAGCCTCCACGGAGCTAA
- a CDS encoding ABC transporter ATP-binding protein, which produces MSEQPVLSVQGLSGGYSMNRPVLHDVTFQVEPGEMVGLIGLNGAGKSTTMKHILGLMNPQKGSIQVQGKSRTEHSEAYHGALAFVPESPLLYEEMTVREHLEFTARSYGVSHEDYEARSEQLAKMFRMEEKMDSLSTHLSKGMRQKVMIMCAFVARPSLYIIDEPFLGLDPLGIRSLLDFMLELKASGASVLLSSHILSTIENYCDRFIVLHRGSIIAQGTLKEIQDQAGRPGMSLEELFNVLIQDGNGE; this is translated from the coding sequence ATGAGTGAACAGCCGGTATTGTCTGTTCAAGGATTAAGCGGCGGGTATAGCATGAACCGACCGGTTCTGCATGACGTAACCTTTCAGGTTGAACCGGGTGAGATGGTAGGTTTGATCGGCCTGAACGGCGCGGGCAAGAGTACCACGATGAAGCATATTCTCGGGCTGATGAATCCGCAAAAAGGGAGTATTCAGGTTCAAGGGAAGAGCCGCACAGAGCATTCGGAAGCTTATCACGGCGCCCTGGCGTTTGTTCCTGAATCCCCGCTGCTGTATGAGGAGATGACGGTACGCGAGCATCTGGAATTTACGGCACGTTCCTATGGCGTATCCCATGAAGATTATGAGGCGCGTTCGGAGCAGTTGGCGAAGATGTTCCGTATGGAAGAGAAGATGGACAGCCTGTCCACGCATTTATCCAAGGGTATGCGCCAAAAAGTGATGATCATGTGCGCTTTCGTAGCCAGACCGTCGCTGTACATTATTGATGAGCCCTTCCTTGGGCTTGATCCGCTCGGGATACGTTCGCTTCTTGACTTCATGCTGGAGCTGAAGGCGTCCGGCGCTTCGGTCTTACTGAGCTCTCATATTCTCTCCACGATTGAGAATTATTGCGACCGGTTCATCGTGCTGCACCGCGGCAGCATCATTGCTCAGGGGACGCTGAAGGAAATTCAGGATCAAGCCGGAAGACCCGGCATGTCGCTGGAGGAGCTGTTTAATGTGCTGATTCAGGACGGTAACGGCGAATGA